One Dunckerocampus dactyliophorus isolate RoL2022-P2 chromosome 15, RoL_Ddac_1.1, whole genome shotgun sequence genomic window, taaagtgctatgagtgtgtgcttgtgttgcgtgcggcgtgtgcgagtgcttcgttgagaagcctgatggcctgtgggtaaaagctgtttgccagccttgtggtcctggacttcaaactcctgtagcgtccgcctgacggtaggagtgtgaataatgagtgttgtggatgtgtgctgtccttgatgaggttgtgtgttcttcgtaggactcttgcagtgaggggagggctgccccaacaaggttctgtgaggtcttgatcacccgctggagtgccttcctatcacgtgttgtacagttaccgtaccaaacagtgatggaggcggtaaggacactttccatagcgCATCTACAGAAGCAagtcaggattgtggtggacatgccaaatttcctcagtcttctcaggaagtacagtctcctttgggacttcttcataatttgttgggtgttgtgagaccaggtgaggtcctcgctgatgtgtgtgccaaggactGGTTTCATTTGATACTTTTAAAAGGACTTTTACTGACTTAGATGCAAGCTCAATCACATTATACAGTAGATGGTTTAATTTGTTATTTGATTGGACTTTTCCCCTGCATTTTCTGCTGTTAACAGTGCTGCTTCCTTTGAGTCTTTCCGAATTAAAAGAGATGTCTAAAATAAATGTGCACTCACCAGTTTGAGGAAGTCGATGAGTTTATAGGCGTCTTCTCCAGTGGAGAGGTCCACAAAGTCGCGTGGGATTCGGTAACTGAGGCACGGACTGGGCTGCACCGTCACCTCACTGGTGGTGTAGCGGAAGATGGGGCCTTCCTGTGGATCATTTTCATTATAAACATTAGCTGTGTTTCAATTGGCCCAGTTCAAGGTTTAACACTTCAATATGTATACTATGTATAcatgtagtgctgtcccaaatccattactgtcatTGCACACTTATCAGAATAAACGATCGTAATATTTATCcactttctcttcttctctcctcttTAATTGGCAATTCTCCCCTTTCGCTAtggagccaagatggcgactgaTTGAGGGTGGTTAGGGTCCATCGCTacacactcaccatttggggCGTGTTGAGTGCAACTTCCAGGTACTGACGGCGCACTGCACTTTTCCATACTTATACTTGGAACGCACTCAAGTGTAAGTGTGGAAATGCGCAAATTGAAAGACAGCCACTACTTAGAAACCTTAGCGTGCTGGCTAACCTGCTGCTGAGTGATTTCTCCACCGGACGTCAGCTCCTCCCAGCTGAAGAGAAGCGAGTCCGTGACCTCGCCAAATGGGTTCAGATCAATCAGCCACACCCTCCCCTTGCAAAGACCACAGAATACATGACAACAATCTCTCTAGTTCTTAATTTGATCACAAAAAGACGCGCTTACCTGGCTATCTCTGTAGACGTCCAACACAACTGAAAAGACAGACAAGTCAATGctaattaaaccaaaaaaaaaacaaaaaaaacaaaaaggttctCACAGTCTTCATCCAGGAAGTTATACTGGATGCGCTGGTTAAAGAAGTCCTCTATAGCGTGAACGATCGACTCCTCCTGTTTCAAGATGTGCGGATAATACTGAGTGTAGTCTCTTTGGGAGATCGCtggcaacacaaacacagagaAGAAACATTGAGCTTTAAACATTTTAGTATAGGGTAAGCAGACTATGTTTCAATTTGCACACTTCCACATTTacacttagcattttgagtgctttcacactgagaagtaagcaaatggtgagtgtgcagtgatggaccCTAACCGCCCTCAGCCATctccatcttggctacgtagcggaaGAGGAGAGGGTAGCTTGTGTGGTTTCAACTCACAATTAAAAAGGGGAGAAGAAGTACATGCAGGGAAATATTGCCATTGGCATTTCTGGTAAGAGCGCAACGACAGTAATAGACATGGGACAGcgctacactgtcaaaatttgcaCGCGGTGGACATAgaagaggtgggagcaagtcagtgttgtgcaagtctcaagtcaagacaagtccgaagtcataggcttgaaaatgtcaagtcataagcactgttaattgtctcccaaataaaatgccattttaacaatgtcataatgaaacagtctattaaatttgacaaatacaatgaaagcatttttaattgttttatttttagtttttaaataagACCATTGTGACTATACTAAAGTCACAGAAAATTCCTGACATTCAgaatttagtgcacagaaatgtgATCCACACATTCGTTCTTTATTCTTCAACCAGGTCGGACGTTAACAGATGACGTCAATGAGGCGGATTCATAGGGAGAACATGTTGTCTTGCTGTAAATGACGTAATAACGATCACGccagttgaatactttgaatggggggCACATTTTACttaacacattcactgaaaatctcaactATTTTCCAGTCATCAGACTGAGTCACGTCCCGAGTCACTGACGTCAAAGTCCAGCTCGAGTTGCAAGTCTCTGATGATAATTGTCAAGTCGATGCCAAAGTCATCAAActtgtgactcgagtctgactCGTGTCCAAGTCACGTGACTCGAGTAGATAGTATCTGGTAGATAGTAACATATATAGTGAAGTGGAAGTGTGCAAATTGAAACGGCAATATTGTATTACTATCTACTTGGATAACAATAATGCAAAAACtacacaaacattaaaaaaaaaaaaaaaaacacaaaacctaATAATAATCATTCCTATGTTTTTTTGACTGGGGTGGCCACAGCCCAACTGAAAACAATGAAAGTGCACGGGGGCTactttggtgtttgtgtgtatatatatatgagttattggtatcaacattttagcctttttgctctatttttcccaaattctgcagattttctttgtgtttcattttatttctacaacagGCCAGTAGAAAAACGCACTTTGGACGGTCTCATTTCGGCCATTTATCCACATAAAAACATGACACATCAAAGAGAATATatcaataaattaaatacataaatagctATGAAGTTTCAGATCATTTGTCCACACACAACATTAGATATATTATTGAATACATATTAGTAATGCggcacctcggttagcgtgtttttcggttaacggcaaaaatgtatgccattttgcctcagtttgtgtacattttctggttagagTATACTATGGTGCGCATCTTGTCGCGttattaatttattcttaatgtatttttatcacaaaacatcattGTTgacagcctattagcttgccgctacatggaaacaggaagcggaagtcagctccgtcgcccgtctctgatgtcatcagcagttaactcaatagttctttgctaaccaaCAGTTATggcacaagtctaaaaatgtgaacatgaaatacatttctatagtttttttacatgcataaaacaattctgaatgcataaatgacaaatgaaagggataaatgaacatttaaggttacttttactttcattgttGAAGACACAATGACGTGtcgacaaagacacaatgtcgcagcgagacaccaccttcttgttttgccattagttatttattgaatggaacccacttttattctctggcttttaacttggCGTGAGCTGCATGGTCCTCCGTATCTTTTATTGCTTTCCTTTCTTTTATTTGATCTGGTTTGACTTATTTGAGGGTTTTTATCTaccttattatttattgttttacatgtattgtttttatttgatttgcgagtttttaaaaattgtattcattCAAACGTtaaccttttattattttgcaaCTTTGTGCAGCCCTTTGGAaactgtgtttataaaatgtgctgtaGAAATAAAGTGGATTAGATGGGATGGGGGTTGATGGTGTTTGGTTTATAACCTCACTTGTAATGATAGTGAAGACGATGTATACTGTGAGAGGAAGCATGATAAAGCATGATAATGTCCAAATATAATATAAAGCAACATGCACAGGGTCTTACCAATCAGTTTATTTTCTTTAACAAAGCAGCGGAACTCTCCTCCGGGGATCAGCTCACTCCACTTTCTCAGAACTAGCTGAGGGCAAAAGAGGACACAGGCTATTTTATTGTACTCTTACAAATAACATGCGTAAAACCACATCTATACTCCAACAATACCTCATAATTGATGATGGGATCAGGTGAATCCTGGTCGTTGCAGTGAAGGAACCTGCATAAACAAAGTAAAAACGTTATGTTGTTAGTATGATAGTATCCATCCATATGCAATCTGACTACTGTGCTGCAGGGTCTTACGGCTGCGTGAGGTCATGGGTGATGAAGTCTGAGCTTTTGAAGAGTAAAAATATGTCACTCAGACTGTGACACTGGAGGGAGCTGTTCAGTGCAATCCAATTAGCGTCCTAAAATGAACATGCACACGGGATTACAGTTTGAAGCCATTCCGTCTTGCCATACTAAATTGTGCAGGGACTCCATCCgatataaattaatataaaagcTCCTATCTTAATCAGAAGCAAGCAAATAGAGTTCATCATTGTTTTACCCTTGGGGCACTCCAGTTGAGTTTGGGAAAAACAAGTCCACCCAAAGCATTTATGGCCTCCAGCACTTTAGCAGTGAATTCTGGGAACTCAGGAGCCTGGTGGAGAGACACAAAAGGAGTCATACTGTGAATAACACGTTCAATATTATTGCAGACACTGTATACAGTACGTTACAGTTACTTTGTACTTACTGTGACAGTGGTAGTTGTTTCATCATCTGACCACTAGAGGGAAGTAGAGAACGAAAAGCACAACAAGAGCTGCTAACATTTTCAGACGTGAAAAAAATCAATGACACTTATGTTTTCCCTCACTTGAATGTCTTCTTCTGCATCTGAATCGTTGTTAATTTGCGTCTGCTGTGCAACGCGGTCGCTTTGGAAAGACAAAAATCCAGTAAATTATTGCAGCCAACTTGGAAAATATGCAACATTTATGAGTGTTTGCGTGTGCTCGCATACCTCCCAGAGACTACCAGTGTCCCATCGTCCAGTAAATAGTCTATTACATTCTGAGGCAGTGGAAGAATCAGACTGaaagaatggaaaaataatacatcatatTATTCAGCCATGGCACATAACAGACAACATACTCAACGCGAGATGACAGCGTCCTCTGCGTCTAGCCTCTAATGTTAGCTATTGTCAACAAAAAGCATAACACAGTATAAAAACAGCCTTTACCTTTTAATTGTATGTTGCTTAAATATCGGATACCAGACCGAAAATTGGCAATGTTCAACTTGCTCCTTCTTCATGCTGCAATATACTGTAGCGGAACAGTGTCCGTCAGTTAATGTCTTCCGTAGCACAATATTTCCATAAATTTATTTACAGGACGAAATTAGTTAGAATGCACCACggaatttatttgtttgttttaaataaatttggATTCGTAGAATGGATTACTTTATCCGAATTATATGCTAACAGTTGTGGAATGTTTTGGGGGAAGTATTTTAGCGTTGCACATGTTTGGGCCTTAGCTGCAAAGATGTTCTAAAGCCAAGATCAACACTAACCTAAGGGTGCATCTTGCATCACATTGAGTCGAATCGTTATCCTGACCTGGTAATTTTAATTAAGAACGTGGGGATATAGATAACTGAAAACGATTTTGAGTTTGATAACAGAAAGTTTACTGTTAGTAATTAGTTGTCATTTTGTTCGTCACATTTTGGTAATCTCTTAATATAGTATGTCTGGTAACCTCCCGCCATTGCAGTGTGACGCAGATCGTTTATTTTTAAGAGGGTTACTACAGTGTTACAGCTATCATTCTGAACAgacgcaaattttttttttctaaatcaaATCATATAACATGTGCAAGTAAGCCATGTCGATTATTTTACCTGATTAAAGGCTACAGAATTTTAAATTTTGGCTACGATATCGGTACCCAAAAGTACTAACACAGTGAGCACTCGTATCTTGACTTTTATCTTCAGCCAAGCTTCGACCAGGTTTGCTCTTCACGTGAGTCTAGTTTTCACTGTTCCACTTCATATGGCGGTTAAAAGTGCAAAATTGACACATTGCtatcatattttgttgtttaaagTCAATATATGTTAGTCTCTGTTAACGCAACAATGTCATTGGCATTGTTGTTCAgctaaagtgaaaaaatgtatcCGCATTTAGCCAAATGAGCAACTCATGATTACAAACGTCCAAAGGCATGGGCTTTATCAAAATGGTGGTTTGAATTTGCGTTTTCCcccagaaaataaaatgaatcacACAGAGGACCCCAAAGTTACGAGCGTGCCACACATCGTGAAAGAGGAGGTATGTTTTTGTACAAGTTTTCTAAATAGTTAATGAGTATTGTGTTTTAGCATCCATGTCGACTTTGTTGGCGACATCTGCAGATTGCATACATTGTTTTTTGATGCTGTGGTACGTAAATGCATCATGCGCTTGAATCACTCAGAAAATTGGAAAagtcatgactttttttttccccagctcCTGGCGTCGGGGAGATGGGTGAAGCTGGAGAAGACGACGTATGTAGATCCCGCAGGAAACACAAGGTAGggttctatttttgtttttatttatttattgcctgaaatgtaatttacagtcaagcagtttttattatttttcactcTGGTCATCATCAGGATCTGGGAGACGGTGAAGAGGACTACGAGGCAAACCAACACAGATGCAGATGGTGAGTTTAACATGTGTGTTATTCCATTAGTTGTGATGCAATTCCAAGTTTAACAAAGTGTTCCCACAGGTGTGGGCATCATCGCGCTGCTCAAAAGGACACTGCACAAAGATTGTGTGGTGATGGTGAAGCAGTTTCGGCCTCCTCTTGGATGCTTCAGCCTGGAGTTTCCTGCAGGTTGGTGTAAATGACAGCTCTTTGGGGTCACTATAAAAAACAGTTCTGTCTCTCTGCTCAGGATTGATCGACGAGGGTGAGAGCGCAGAGGCGGCTGCGTTGAGGGAGCTGAAGGAAGAAACGGGCTACAAAGGCGAAGTAGTCGGAGTCACACCAGGTATTGTACAAGACGGAATgttctggagaaagtcatttggtATCATTTGTATCaagctattgttgttgttgttatcacCGCAGTGACTTGTCTGGATCCCGGCCTCTCCAACTGCACCACGCAGATTGTCAGGGTCAACATCAATGGAGATGAAATGGAGAATATAAACCCAACACAACAGCTGGGTGAGGAGTAGCAATTTtccacacacatacattttcaacacagactaaatattgttgtttgtttcttaaaatGGACTCTAAAACTAACTTTTAATTCATCTGAATACAACCTATACTCTGGAGGTTCAAAAGTGGTAGGTGCACGAGAAGCCACAATCCTTGGCTAGCTTTTTAgcatggtgaaaaaaaaagcaaataatggACACACCCATAAAAAGGCCTACTTTTGACACTAGTCCATGGGTGTCCaacctttttccagtgagggttgcaTACAGAAAGGGATGCAGGGGCAacttttgatacattttgtgcattaaagatgctaaaaccaatccattgTAGGTCAAtacatgctaagctatctgaatcTTGGCAAaagagtgtaatatctaataatactgCTCATTACTTATgaattacagtggtacctcggttaatgtCTACCCCGGTTAGTGCATTTTTGTTTAACAACCAAAATTTCTGCTAAAATTTTGCCATGGCTTGC contains:
- the cdc123 gene encoding cell division cycle protein 123 homolog, whose product is MKKEQVEHCQFSVWYPIFKQHTIKSLILPLPQNVIDYLLDDGTLVVSGSDRVAQQTQINNDSDAEEDIQWSDDETTTTVTAPEFPEFTAKVLEAINALGGLVFPKLNWSAPRDANWIALNSSLQCHSLSDIFLLFKSSDFITHDLTQPFLHCNDQDSPDPIINYELVLRKWSELIPGGEFRCFVKENKLIAISQRDYTQYYPHILKQEESIVHAIEDFFNQRIQYNFLDEDFVLDVYRDSQGRVWLIDLNPFGEVTDSLLFSWEELTSGGEITQQQEGPIFRYTTSEVTVQPSPCLSYRIPRDFVDLSTGEDAYKLIDFLKLKKSQQEESEDEEADTPQC
- the nudt5 gene encoding ADP-sugar pyrophosphatase, whose amino-acid sequence is MNHTEDPKVTSVPHIVKEELLASGRWVKLEKTTYVDPAGNTRIWETVKRTTRQTNTDADGVGIIALLKRTLHKDCVVMVKQFRPPLGCFSLEFPAGLIDEGESAEAAALRELKEETGYKGEVVGVTPVTCLDPGLSNCTTQIVRVNINGDEMENINPTQQLGEE